Proteins from a single region of Hydra vulgaris chromosome 12, alternate assembly HydraT2T_AEP:
- the LOC136088673 gene encoding uncharacterized protein LOC136088673 isoform X1, producing the protein MTTRVSRNVPRLGTEDSSKEHVIGKKGKKPNVQKWSICRARFLLGATLKKMERNLRKHIIQHYLFLRDRFPKMALKQLITCPLVNKTFRRFEKKYCIHLGYHWVHHGGEDRPGFRWASNLPYSGAGPDSSGRRFNGKRGNRRGNRKASRGETVLRMSHLL; encoded by the exons atgacaaCAAGGGTATCGAGAAATGTTCCTAGGCTTGGAACTGAGGATTCCAGTAAAGAACATGTAATaggaaaaaaaggaaagaaaccAAATGTTCAAAAATGGTCTATTTGTAGAGCAAGATTCCTTCTAGGGGCTACCTTGAAAAAGATGGAGAGAAACCTGAGGAAGCACATTATTCAACATTACCTGTTCCTAAGAGACAGATTTCCAAAGATGGCgctaaaacaattaattacttGTCCGcttgtaaacaaaacatttag gCGATTTGAAAAGAAATa ttgcatCCACCTCGGCTACCACTG ggTCCATCATGGTGGGGAAGATAGGCCAGGATTTAGGTGGGCAAGTAATCTTCCCTACTCAGGTGCTGGGCCAGATAGTAGTGGTCGAAGATTTAATGGAAAGCGTGGAAACAGAAGAGGCAACAGGAAAGCAAGCAGAGGAG AAACTGTTTTGAGAATGTCAcatttattataa
- the LOC136088673 gene encoding uncharacterized protein LOC136088673 isoform X3, with product MTTRVSRNVPRLGTEDSSKEHVIGKKGKKPNVQKWSICRARFLLGATLKKMERNLRKHIIQHYLFLRDRFPKMALKQLITCPLVNKTFRRFEKKYCIHLGYHWVHHGGEDRPGFRWASNLPYSGAGPDSSGRRFNGKRGNRRGNRKASRGD from the exons atgacaaCAAGGGTATCGAGAAATGTTCCTAGGCTTGGAACTGAGGATTCCAGTAAAGAACATGTAATaggaaaaaaaggaaagaaaccAAATGTTCAAAAATGGTCTATTTGTAGAGCAAGATTCCTTCTAGGGGCTACCTTGAAAAAGATGGAGAGAAACCTGAGGAAGCACATTATTCAACATTACCTGTTCCTAAGAGACAGATTTCCAAAGATGGCgctaaaacaattaattacttGTCCGcttgtaaacaaaacatttag gCGATTTGAAAAGAAATa ttgcatCCACCTCGGCTACCACTG ggTCCATCATGGTGGGGAAGATAGGCCAGGATTTAGGTGGGCAAGTAATCTTCCCTACTCAGGTGCTGGGCCAGATAGTAGTGGTCGAAGATTTAATGGAAAGCGTGGAAACAGAAGAGGCAACAGGAAAGCAAGCAGAGGAG attaa
- the LOC136088673 gene encoding uncharacterized protein LOC136088673 isoform X2, with the protein MTTRVSRNVPRLGTEDSSKEHVIGKKGKKPNVQKWSICRARFLLGATLKKMERNLRKHIIQHYLFLRDRFPKMALKQLITCPLVNKTFRRFEKKYCIHLGYHWVHHGGEDRPGFRWASNLPYSGAGPDSSGRRFNGKRGNRRGNRKASRGEYIF; encoded by the exons atgacaaCAAGGGTATCGAGAAATGTTCCTAGGCTTGGAACTGAGGATTCCAGTAAAGAACATGTAATaggaaaaaaaggaaagaaaccAAATGTTCAAAAATGGTCTATTTGTAGAGCAAGATTCCTTCTAGGGGCTACCTTGAAAAAGATGGAGAGAAACCTGAGGAAGCACATTATTCAACATTACCTGTTCCTAAGAGACAGATTTCCAAAGATGGCgctaaaacaattaattacttGTCCGcttgtaaacaaaacatttag gCGATTTGAAAAGAAATa ttgcatCCACCTCGGCTACCACTG ggTCCATCATGGTGGGGAAGATAGGCCAGGATTTAGGTGGGCAAGTAATCTTCCCTACTCAGGTGCTGGGCCAGATAGTAGTGGTCGAAGATTTAATGGAAAGCGTGGAAACAGAAGAGGCAACAGGAAAGCAAGCAGAGGAG agtacatattttaa